The following proteins are encoded in a genomic region of Methylovorus glucosotrophus:
- a CDS encoding UDP-N-acetylmuramoyl-tripeptide--D-alanyl-D-alanine ligase has translation MMRLSELAAAVGGELVGEDVLFTSVGTDSRNIVPGQLFIALRGERFDGHAYVLQALQSGAAAALVAEAQPGMAAGVVVKNTRLALGQLAAVWRNRFSIPVAAITGSNGKTTVKEMVASILRAEAGDSNAVLATRGNLNNDIGLPLTLLRLRPSHKYTVAEMGMNHFGEIRYLSQMARPTVALVNNATSAHLGGLGSVEGIARAKGEIFEGLALEGMAVINADDLYAPLWTELAGEHDILTFGLAKMADVTANYELRADTSYVYMKSPIGGIAFNLQVAGLHNVRNALAASTVAIAMGARPESIAKGLEAFDGVDGRLQHRAGIGQALVIDDTYNANPASMKAAIDVLAARPGKRLLVLGDMGELGETAAAMHTEIGQYAREAGINGLYTLGDLSLEMSKAFGDPAHHYKTPEQLVAGLCHEMDANTVVLVKGSRFMRMERVVQLIVSEQNNTKEEAH, from the coding sequence ATGATGCGTTTGTCCGAGTTGGCGGCTGCAGTAGGCGGCGAGCTGGTGGGGGAAGATGTGCTGTTCACCAGCGTGGGCACCGATAGCCGCAATATCGTGCCAGGCCAGCTGTTTATTGCCCTGCGTGGCGAACGGTTTGATGGTCACGCCTATGTGCTGCAGGCACTGCAGTCCGGTGCCGCGGCTGCGTTGGTGGCAGAGGCCCAGCCAGGCATGGCCGCTGGCGTGGTGGTCAAGAATACGCGCCTGGCATTGGGCCAGCTGGCCGCCGTGTGGCGCAACCGTTTCTCGATTCCGGTGGCAGCGATTACCGGCAGCAACGGCAAAACCACGGTCAAGGAAATGGTCGCTTCCATTCTGCGTGCCGAGGCCGGTGACAGCAATGCCGTGCTGGCGACGCGTGGCAATCTCAATAACGACATTGGCCTGCCGCTGACCCTGCTGCGCTTGCGGCCTTCGCACAAATACACCGTGGCCGAGATGGGCATGAACCATTTCGGTGAAATCCGCTACCTGAGCCAGATGGCGCGGCCTACCGTGGCGCTGGTCAACAATGCCACCAGTGCCCATCTGGGCGGGCTTGGCTCCGTAGAGGGCATCGCCCGCGCCAAGGGTGAAATCTTTGAAGGGCTGGCGCTGGAAGGCATGGCCGTCATCAATGCCGATGATCTTTACGCGCCGCTGTGGACCGAGCTCGCAGGCGAGCATGACATTCTGACCTTTGGCCTCGCCAAGATGGCCGATGTTACGGCCAATTATGAGCTGCGTGCTGATACCAGTTATGTCTACATGAAATCGCCCATAGGCGGCATTGCCTTCAATCTGCAAGTGGCGGGTTTGCACAATGTGCGCAATGCCCTGGCTGCCAGCACGGTGGCCATTGCCATGGGCGCAAGGCCTGAGTCGATAGCCAAGGGCCTGGAAGCCTTTGATGGTGTGGATGGCCGTCTGCAGCATCGCGCTGGTATCGGTCAGGCGCTGGTGATTGATGACACCTATAACGCCAACCCGGCCTCCATGAAAGCTGCGATTGATGTGCTTGCCGCCCGCCCGGGCAAGCGCCTGCTGGTGCTGGGCGACATGGGCGAGCTGGGGGAAACCGCCGCTGCCATGCATACCGAAATCGGCCAATACGCCCGTGAGGCTGGCATTAACGGTCTCTACACGCTGGGTGATTTGTCCCTGGAAATGAGCAAGGCCTTTGGTGACCCTGCCCATCATTATAAAACGCCCGAGCAGCTGGTGGCTGGCCTCTGCCACGAGATGGATGCCAATACCGTGGTGCTGGTGAAAGGCTCACGCTTCATGCGCATGGAGCGCGTCGTGCAGTTGATTGTGAGTGAACAAAATAATACGAAAGAGGAGGCGCACTAA
- the mraY gene encoding phospho-N-acetylmuramoyl-pentapeptide-transferase yields the protein MLLELARWLAQDVRGFNVFNYITLRAVMATLTALAISFIVGPGLIRKLTQYKVGQSVRDDGPQTHLVKAGTPTMGGALILVAIGISTLLWADLTNRFVWVVLIVTLGFGIVGMVDDWRKVVHRNPKGLSAKEKYFWQSLLGFGAAIYLWHTSTIPAETTLIFPFFKTVTVPLGAASFIVLTYLVIVGSSNAVNLTDGLDGLAILPTVLVAGALAIFAYAAGHLYFSKYLGIPYIPGAGELAVFCTAMAGAGLGFLWFNAYPAEVFMGDVGALALGAALGVVAVIVRQEIVLFIMGGVFVMETLSVAAQVTYFKYTKKRYGTGRRIFLMAPLHHHYEQKGWKETQVVVRFWIITMMLVLVGLSTLKLR from the coding sequence ATGTTACTGGAACTTGCCCGCTGGCTTGCGCAAGACGTACGCGGTTTTAACGTCTTCAATTACATCACCCTGCGTGCCGTCATGGCGACGCTGACGGCCCTGGCTATTTCCTTCATTGTTGGCCCCGGCCTCATTCGCAAGCTGACCCAGTACAAGGTGGGCCAATCTGTGCGCGATGACGGTCCACAGACCCATCTGGTCAAGGCCGGTACGCCGACCATGGGTGGCGCCCTGATTCTGGTGGCGATTGGTATTTCCACGCTGTTGTGGGCGGACCTGACCAATCGTTTTGTCTGGGTGGTGCTGATTGTTACCCTGGGCTTTGGCATCGTCGGCATGGTGGATGACTGGCGCAAAGTGGTGCACCGCAACCCCAAAGGCCTGTCTGCCAAGGAAAAATACTTCTGGCAGAGTCTGCTGGGCTTTGGCGCGGCAATCTACCTGTGGCATACCTCTACCATCCCGGCGGAAACCACGCTGATTTTCCCCTTCTTTAAAACCGTCACCGTGCCGCTGGGTGCTGCCAGCTTTATTGTGCTGACCTATCTTGTCATCGTCGGCAGCAGCAATGCCGTCAACCTGACCGATGGGCTTGATGGTCTGGCCATTCTGCCCACTGTGCTGGTAGCAGGCGCATTGGCGATCTTTGCCTACGCCGCGGGCCACCTCTATTTCTCCAAATATCTGGGCATTCCCTATATTCCCGGCGCGGGCGAGCTGGCCGTGTTTTGCACTGCCATGGCAGGCGCAGGTTTGGGCTTTCTGTGGTTCAACGCTTACCCCGCCGAAGTGTTCATGGGTGACGTCGGTGCGCTGGCGCTTGGTGCCGCACTCGGCGTGGTGGCCGTGATTGTGCGTCAGGAAATCGTGCTGTTCATCATGGGTGGCGTGTTTGTGATGGAAACCCTGTCTGTAGCCGCCCAGGTGACATATTTCAAATACACGAAAAAGCGCTACGGCACTGGTCGACGCATTTTCCTGATGGCGCCCTTGCACCATCACTATGAACAAAAGGGCTGGAAAGAGACGCAAGTCGTCGTGCGCTTCTGGATCATTACCATGATGTTGGTACTGGTCGGCTTATCCACATTGAAACTGCGTTAA
- the murD gene encoding UDP-N-acetylmuramoyl-L-alanine--D-glutamate ligase: protein MRDLAGKQVLVLGLGDTGLSALRWLRGQGAVLSVADSRTAPPNLDTLKAEFPQLTVYTGPFRSTMFNAVDLVVISPGVALAEPEVQQALANGIQVVGDVELFAQFRPRSSKVIAITGANGKTTVTTLVGEMCKAAGLKTVVAGNIGLPVLDALRQVETDGAPDVYVLELSSFQLETTSSLAPDAAAVLNVTEDHMDRYPGMPEYAAAKARILKGAGVQVLNREDAWCRNMALPDQPVVTFGLDLPVESHAYGLLALHDQLWLAQGAHPILHVEELRIPGLHNAANALAALALCRAIGVDWAPLQHVLREFKGLPHRVEWVADLHDIAFYDDSKGTNVGATCAALAGLPRKVVLIAGGDGKGQDFSPLREPVDQNARAVVLIGRDAALIEAALQGSPVPRLQAASLEEAVQQAYAAATPGDAVLLSPACASFDMFRNYAHRAEVFIAAVADLVTRHEEVQS, encoded by the coding sequence ATGCGCGATCTTGCAGGCAAACAGGTGCTGGTGCTGGGGCTGGGTGATACCGGCCTTTCGGCCTTGCGCTGGCTGCGCGGCCAGGGTGCCGTGCTGTCTGTTGCCGACTCGCGCACGGCACCGCCCAATCTGGATACGCTCAAGGCGGAGTTCCCTCAGCTCACGGTATATACCGGGCCATTCCGTTCCACCATGTTCAATGCGGTTGATCTGGTGGTGATCAGCCCTGGTGTGGCGCTGGCCGAGCCGGAAGTGCAACAGGCACTGGCCAATGGTATTCAGGTGGTGGGCGATGTTGAGCTGTTTGCCCAGTTCCGTCCGCGCAGCAGCAAGGTGATCGCGATTACCGGTGCCAATGGCAAGACCACCGTCACCACGCTGGTGGGTGAAATGTGCAAGGCGGCTGGTCTCAAGACTGTGGTGGCTGGCAATATCGGCCTGCCCGTGCTCGATGCGCTGCGTCAGGTGGAAACCGACGGCGCGCCCGATGTTTACGTGCTGGAGCTTTCCAGCTTTCAGCTCGAAACCACGAGCAGCCTGGCACCCGATGCCGCCGCCGTGCTGAACGTGACCGAAGATCATATGGATCGTTACCCCGGCATGCCGGAATACGCTGCCGCCAAGGCGCGCATCCTCAAAGGGGCTGGCGTACAGGTGCTCAACCGCGAAGATGCCTGGTGCCGCAACATGGCCTTGCCGGATCAGCCCGTGGTGACATTTGGCCTGGATCTGCCTGTCGAGTCTCATGCCTATGGCCTGCTGGCGCTGCATGATCAACTCTGGCTGGCACAAGGCGCACATCCCATTCTGCATGTGGAAGAGCTGCGTATCCCCGGCTTGCACAATGCCGCCAACGCTCTGGCAGCGCTGGCCTTGTGCCGTGCCATCGGAGTGGATTGGGCGCCACTGCAGCATGTGCTGCGCGAATTCAAAGGCTTGCCACACCGGGTGGAGTGGGTGGCTGATCTGCATGACATCGCTTTTTACGATGATTCCAAGGGCACCAATGTGGGCGCGACCTGCGCTGCGCTGGCTGGCTTGCCACGCAAGGTGGTGCTGATTGCCGGTGGCGATGGCAAGGGCCAGGATTTCAGCCCGCTGCGTGAGCCAGTCGACCAGAATGCCCGCGCCGTGGTGCTGATAGGTCGCGATGCCGCGCTGATTGAGGCCGCTTTGCAAGGCAGCCCGGTGCCACGCCTGCAAGCCGCAAGTCTGGAAGAAGCCGTGCAGCAGGCTTATGCTGCCGCGACGCCCGGCGACGCCGTTCTGCTGTCACCCGCATGTGCCAGCTTTGATATGTTCCGCAACTACGCCCACCGTGCCGAAGTCTTTATCGCCGCCGTGGCTGATCTGGTGACGCGTCACGAGGAGGTGCAGTCATGA
- the ftsW gene encoding putative lipid II flippase FtsW encodes MMITLGSRERFNSATYDQGLVWVTLILLGIGLVMVYSASIALAEADKATGHQSTYFLIRQAVFIVISLIAGLMAFQVPTAMWQKMAPYLFLTGIALLVLVLIPGVGRNVNGSQRWLSLFIINLQPSEFMKLFAAIYVADYTIRKSAVMDSFTKGFLPMVFVMLLVGWLLLREPDFGAFAVIAAISISILWLGGINGRIFAGLLTLLPIAIVGLIWSSPYRLQRVIGFMDPWADPFGKGYQLSHALIAFGRGEWFGVGLGASVEKLLYLPEAHTDFLLAVIAEELGFVGVMVVIALFAWLILRAFGIAKEAIGNERYFSALLAQGIGVWMGVQGIINMGVNMGLLPTKGLTLPLLSFGGSGILANCIALAVLLRIDWENRRLQKGLPA; translated from the coding sequence ATGATGATCACCCTCGGCAGCCGCGAGCGTTTCAATAGCGCTACCTATGATCAGGGGCTGGTCTGGGTCACGCTGATCTTGCTGGGCATAGGCCTGGTGATGGTGTATTCCGCCTCCATCGCCCTGGCCGAAGCAGACAAGGCCACCGGCCATCAAAGTACCTATTTCCTGATTCGTCAGGCGGTCTTTATTGTCATCAGCCTGATCGCCGGTTTGATGGCCTTCCAGGTGCCCACGGCCATGTGGCAGAAAATGGCGCCGTATCTGTTCCTGACCGGGATTGCGCTGCTGGTATTGGTGCTGATCCCCGGTGTGGGGCGCAATGTGAATGGCAGCCAGCGCTGGCTGTCGCTGTTCATCATCAATCTGCAGCCATCGGAGTTCATGAAGCTGTTTGCCGCCATTTACGTGGCGGATTACACCATCCGCAAATCGGCCGTGATGGATAGCTTTACCAAAGGCTTCCTGCCCATGGTGTTTGTGATGCTGCTGGTCGGCTGGCTGCTGTTGCGCGAGCCTGATTTCGGCGCATTTGCCGTCATCGCCGCCATCTCCATTTCCATCCTCTGGCTGGGTGGCATCAATGGCCGTATTTTCGCTGGTCTGCTGACCCTGTTGCCGATTGCCATCGTCGGCCTGATCTGGAGCTCACCATACCGCCTGCAACGTGTGATCGGTTTCATGGACCCATGGGCTGATCCGTTCGGCAAGGGCTATCAACTGTCGCACGCCTTGATCGCGTTTGGCCGTGGCGAGTGGTTTGGCGTTGGCTTGGGGGCCAGCGTGGAAAAACTGCTTTACCTGCCCGAAGCGCATACCGACTTCCTGCTGGCCGTGATCGCCGAAGAGCTGGGTTTTGTCGGCGTCATGGTCGTGATTGCACTCTTCGCCTGGCTGATCCTGCGCGCCTTCGGCATCGCCAAAGAAGCCATCGGCAACGAGCGTTACTTCTCCGCCCTGCTGGCACAAGGCATAGGCGTTTGGATGGGCGTGCAAGGCATCATCAACATGGGCGTGAACATGGGGCTCTTGCCCACCAAAGGCCTGACCCTGCCGCTGCTCTCGTTCGGCGGTAGCGGCATCCTCGCCAACTGCATCGCACTGGCGGTCTTGCTCCGGATCGATTGGGAAAACAGACGCCTGCAGAAAGGATTGCCAGCATGA
- the murG gene encoding undecaprenyldiphospho-muramoylpentapeptide beta-N-acetylglucosaminyltransferase translates to MSKTLLIMAAGTGGHVMPGLAIADVMQRRGWQVHWLGTTHGMENRLVPPSGIAMTRLDFSGLRGKGLVHTAKGVFKLLAATWQACKLIKQLQPAAVLGMGGYVTVPGGWAARLCKVPLALVNADAALLMSNRALAKSANRILFGFEGGEGGLGGMAVKARVTGNPVRAAIVAVPAPEERYAKRQGPLHLLVVGGSLGAQVLNVNLPRALALIPMEQRPTVTHQSGADQVDMLRASYAAAGVEAEVLPFIEDMAKAYSEADVLVCRAGAITVSELAVAGVPSILVPLVVSTTSHQRDNAAWMAAQGAAVHLPQQEMTPQRLANLLQELNRTRLLEMALAARSLGRPQATETIANELESMALTSRGGAAI, encoded by the coding sequence ATGAGCAAGACGCTCCTGATCATGGCGGCTGGTACGGGCGGGCATGTGATGCCAGGCCTGGCGATTGCCGATGTGATGCAGCGTCGCGGCTGGCAGGTGCACTGGCTGGGCACGACGCATGGCATGGAAAACCGCCTGGTGCCACCCAGTGGCATTGCCATGACGCGGCTGGATTTTTCCGGGTTGCGCGGCAAGGGCTTGGTGCATACCGCCAAAGGTGTATTCAAGCTGCTGGCCGCCACCTGGCAGGCCTGCAAGCTGATCAAGCAATTGCAACCCGCCGCAGTGCTGGGCATGGGCGGCTATGTGACCGTGCCGGGTGGCTGGGCTGCCCGTTTGTGCAAGGTACCGCTGGCGCTGGTGAATGCCGATGCAGCGTTGCTGATGTCGAATCGTGCGCTAGCCAAGTCGGCCAACCGCATCCTGTTTGGTTTTGAGGGTGGCGAAGGCGGCCTGGGTGGTATGGCCGTCAAGGCGCGCGTGACCGGTAACCCCGTACGCGCCGCGATTGTGGCAGTGCCTGCACCGGAAGAGCGCTATGCCAAACGTCAGGGCCCGCTGCATCTGCTGGTAGTGGGCGGCAGTCTGGGCGCACAAGTGCTGAATGTGAATTTGCCACGTGCGCTGGCGCTGATTCCCATGGAGCAGCGTCCCACGGTGACCCATCAGTCTGGTGCTGATCAGGTGGATATGTTGCGGGCGTCCTATGCCGCGGCAGGCGTGGAAGCTGAGGTGCTGCCTTTTATTGAAGATATGGCCAAGGCCTATAGCGAAGCGGATGTGCTGGTGTGTCGCGCCGGTGCCATTACGGTGAGCGAGCTGGCAGTGGCGGGTGTGCCCTCCATCCTAGTGCCGCTGGTGGTGTCGACCACTTCGCACCAGCGTGACAACGCGGCCTGGATGGCGGCGCAAGGCGCAGCCGTGCATCTGCCGCAGCAGGAAATGACGCCACAGCGTCTGGCCAATTTGTTGCAGGAACTGAATCGCACGCGGCTGCTGGAAATGGCGCTGGCAGCGCGCAGTCTGGGCCGCCCACAGGCGACCGAGACCATCGCCAATGAACTGGAAAGTATGGCCCTGACATCCCGGGGTGGAGCTGCGATATGA